The genomic region TATCTTTTTTTAAGTCTTCTGTGAGCAATCCTTGTTGTGCTATATTTTGAATGACTTCATCTTTTCTTTTTTGGAGGTTTTCCATATAGTGATATTCATCATAAATTGTTTTTATCTCGACTTCATCAAGCCCACCTGTCATTTCTTTACGATATCTCGCAATAAATGGTACTGTATTTTTTTCTTCTAATAGTTTTAACACTACTTCTATTTGTTTTTGACTATAACTATATTTTTGTTGTATCGCTTGAACAAGTGATAATTCCACAGTCGTCACCGCTTTCTAATTGTAATCCTTATTTATTTTAACACTGTTTATTTTTTTCGCCTATTGAAGTCTATATCACCTTGCTAATCTATGCATTCAAAAAAGATGCCCCTTTCAAAAGTTCACTTTGAAAAGAGCATCATTTATTATTGTCGAGCAGCATCTTGTAATTTCTGAATGGCTGTTCGTTGTAATCGAGACACATGCATTTGGCTTAAACCAATTCGTTCTCCAGTTTCTTTTTGACTCAAACCTTCAATAAACGTACATTGAATAATTTCACGTTCCCTATCAGATAGAATCGGTAAAATACGCTCTAAAATCATACGCTTTTCTGTCAAATCATAATTGTCATCTTGGGTCCCCATAATATCGAGTAACGTAACAGTCGAACCGTCTTTGTCAGCTTCAATCGAATGATCTACACTTAATGCATTATAACTTTGCCCCATCTCCATCGCTTCTAATACATCTTCATCAGAAACTTCTAATCTGTCAGCAATTTCTCGAATAGAAGGCGATCTTTCAAGTTCATTTGTTAATTCGTCACTTACTTTTTTGATTCGTGGTCCAATTTCTTTGATACGTCTTGGAACATGAACACTCCATGTTTTATCTCGTAAATACCGTTTTATTTCACCAATTACTGTAGGTACTAAAAAAGCTTCAAATTTTCGATCAAATGATAAATCAAAGCGATTAATTGCACCTATTAACCCTACCATACCAACTTGCACCAAATCTTCGTGGTGTGATTGTCCTTTTGAATACTTATAGGCTAGTGATTCGATTAGCTTCTCATAATGCTTAACTAATTGTTCTTGAGCATGTTCATCTTGATGGTTTTGATGTTGTTGAATCCATTCATTAATTTGTTCAGGTGAAACGGTTTTAACTGATTTCTGCTCTTTCGTCATTGTTTCGCACCTGCTCTTTTCTGATATACTTAATCATACTAATCGTAACGCCAGTATCCTTATCCACAGTGACTTCATCCATAAGTGATTCAATTAGGAATAATCCTAATCCGCCTTCTCTTAGAAAATCAACATTTTCATCATCTTGATAAGGACCTAATTGTGCTTTTGTTTCTTGGTAATCAAAACTTTCACCCTGATCAGATACAGTGATTTTAATATAATCTGCAAATATTTCAAATACAATATTAATGAAACCTTTTATTTCTTTATTCTTATATGCATGTTTCACTGCGTTTGTTACTGCTTCGCTAACTGCAATTTTAGCATCTTCTATATCATCATATGTTGCATTTGATTGTGTGAATACACCCGACAGCGTCAATCGGATTAAGCTAACGTATTCAGCCGATGCAGGAACTCGCATTTCAATAAAATCGTTTGGTTGTGCCATCATTACTCAACCTCCGTTCCTTCATTAACATGCATCAAATCACTTAATCCCGTAATTTCAAACAAACGTTTAATACGATCATTAGCACCAAGGATGTAAAGCTCTTTTTGATGTTGGTTCAGCGCTTTTAATGTTCCTACAAATAACCCTAATCCAGTTGAATCCATATATTTTAAGTTCTTTAAGTCAACATATATATCGCGTTGACCATCTTGTCTCATTGGAACGAGTACGCTTTCAAGTTCAGGAACAGTTGCAACGTCTAACTCTCCTTCAACCTTGACTTCATAGCGCGACTCTAATTCTTTAGTATCTATATTAAGGTTCATGATTAGTTCCACTCCTACATTTATTCTCTACTGCAAACATTTACCCTTTTTACGCATAGTTAATCTGATTTTATAAATTAATGTACTCTTTTTATGACTAAAATTGTTAAATCATCACGCTTACATTTTTTTTGAAGTCTCAAAAGCTCTTCGTATAATAATTGAACAATATCTTGTGGATGCAGATGTTTGTATGCTGTAATAAAATTAAATAAGTACTCTTTATTAATAAATTCCCCATTTTGATCTCGTATCTCTGTAACGCCATCTGTGAAAATGATAATCATGTCATTAATATGAATTTGAAACTCTTGCTGTTGATAACGCATATGCGGACTTACACCGAGTACACGCCCTCTTACTTTGATTTCTTCAAATTCATTTGTTTCAGCTCTAAATATGTAACCTGGTTCATGTCCCGCTGAACTACAGTACAAAATATGATTGAGTTCTTCATATAGTCCATAAAACATTGTCACAAACATGTTTTGATTAACGTTTTTTTCTACAACTCGATTTAACCGCTTGAGTCCGTCATTTGGGAGTTGAGAATGACCATAAGAATCCATTCCAAACTTAATCATACTCATTGCTAATGCAGCAGGTATCCCTTTTCCGATAACATCCGCAACTGCAAAACTCATGGTTCCGTCTTTATGATCGATTAAGTTAAAATAGTCACCACTTACTTGATGAGCTGCAACTGAAATAACGCCAATTTGAATACTATCAAATTGAGGAATATCTGCTTTTAACATCGTCTGTTGCAACTGAGATGCAACATCCATTTCCTTTTCGTGCACTTCCATACGATCAACAAGCTTTTGATAATCTGCATATTTATAACCAAATTGCTTAATGACTGCTTCAAGCCATTCCATACTAAGCTGTATTTGTTCTGAAGTTAAAGGATACTGTTGTAAATACTTTTTATGTATACGTACGATTGTTTCAGGTGGTAATGTTTCAGAACTATCTATTTTGGGAAAGGTATCTATAAGTTGAGAGATACTGTTTGTATTTTGACTGTCTAATAGCTGATTCAAATTTTTAAAATACAATGGTTCTATTTCTTTAGACATTTAGTGAACCTCCTTTTTTTGATTACAAGGAAAAGAGTAGAACTTCAAAAAATTAAAACATGCTACCACTATTTTGAAACCATTCACTTTACTTTCAAAATGTAGGTTTTGTCCAATTTCTTTTTAATTCCACCAAAAAAAGAATGGCTAAGTTTCTAAAGAGCATGTGACAAGTACTTTTAGAAACTAGCCACTATTATCACAAATCTAGCAAAACTATTAACCATTCTTTAGGCTTTTTGTGCCTTAGTCTTTTTTAGACTGATTCATATGCAATCCTAAGCTGATACCAAGAGCATTATTGACTTCCTTCATCTTCTCATCTGATAAATATGTCAATTTCTCCTTCAGCCTCTTTTTATCTACTGTTCTAATTTGTTCTAACAGGATAACAGAATCTTTGTCTAACTTATATTTCTGTTTTTCAATTTCAACATGAGTGGGTATTTTAGCTTTATTAATCCTACCTGTTATAGCAGCAACTATAACTGTTGGACTGTATTTGTTTCCAGTATCATTTTGAATAATAACGACGGGTCTTACTCCCCCTTGTTCGGACCCTTGTACTGGAGAGAGATCTGCTAAATAAACGTCTCCTCGCTTCATCTAGTCATCCTTGCTATTCGTTAAGTGAGATTCGTTACAGTCACAAGCTTCACATTCTACTGAGTAGGCTTCGGTTGCTAGGGAGAGATTTAGGTCAGCCATTTGTACGTAACCTTCTTTTAAAGACTGTTCTAGATTATTTTTAAATCTTGTTTGATTGAATGTTGACATAAATAGGACCTCCAAATCAATACAACAGTATATTTCTCTAATTATCAATTATAATAACAAAATTCCCACCATTTAACCATACTATTTTAATAATTCATTAGATATTTCAATATTTTGCTTATAATGATAAACCCTCGGGATACGGCGCCCAAAATTGCACAGCACCTCATAACTAATTGTTTGCTGCTTCGACGCAATGGTTTCAAGAGACTGTGGATGATGTGATTGGGATTCTAAAATAATCACTTTGTCTCCTAATTTCGTTTCTTTAGGCACTCGAATCGCAGTTTGATCCATGCTTACACGCCCCACAACTTCACATTGTGTACCAGCAACATTCACTTTAGAGCCTTGCATATTTCTTAAATAACCATCAGCATAACCTATTGGAATTAAGGCAACATACATTTCCTCATCAGCAACGTAAGTTTCACTATAGCCAATGACTTCACCCTTGTTTACTTTCTTGACTTGTGTCACTTCACTAACTAATTGCGCAGAAGGCTTTAAGATGGCTTTAGTATTGTTTTCAACAAAAGCGGATGGATAATAACCATATAAAGCAATACCAGGTCTGAATGCATTACATAAGTCTGATTTAAAACGTAGCGTGCCCGCTGAATTTTGAATATGTACATAAGCAGGACGTTCTGCACTCTCGATTAATGATTCAAATCGTGCATACTGCTTTTTTGAGGTTTCATTATCTTCGTCCGCTGATGAAAAATGAGAAAATGCACCTTCAAAGACTAGATTAGGATGTTCATGAATCATATTGATCATATCCTGATATGTTTGTTCATCCTTAATCCCTAATCTATTCATACCTGTGTCTAATTTGATATGTAGCCAAACTGTTTTTTCGGAACTATCATCTATATGTTGAATTGTTTCCTCTAGCCACTCTTTTGAAGGTGCTGCGATTGCTACACGATGCTGTATTGC from Staphylococcus felis harbors:
- the rsbW gene encoding anti-sigma B factor RsbW, whose protein sequence is MAQPNDFIEMRVPASAEYVSLIRLTLSGVFTQSNATYDDIEDAKIAVSEAVTNAVKHAYKNKEIKGFINIVFEIFADYIKITVSDQGESFDYQETKAQLGPYQDDENVDFLREGGLGLFLIESLMDEVTVDKDTGVTISMIKYIRKEQVRNNDERAEIS
- a CDS encoding anti-sigma factor antagonist, with translation MNLNIDTKELESRYEVKVEGELDVATVPELESVLVPMRQDGQRDIYVDLKNLKYMDSTGLGLFVGTLKALNQHQKELYILGANDRIKRLFEITGLSDLMHVNEGTEVE
- a CDS encoding type II toxin-antitoxin system PemK/MazF family toxin, whose product is MKRGDVYLADLSPVQGSEQGGVRPVVIIQNDTGNKYSPTVIVAAITGRINKAKIPTHVEIEKQKYKLDKDSVILLEQIRTVDKKRLKEKLTYLSDEKMKEVNNALGISLGLHMNQSKKD
- the mazE gene encoding type II toxin-antitoxin system antitoxin MazE; its protein translation is MSTFNQTRFKNNLEQSLKEGYVQMADLNLSLATEAYSVECEACDCNESHLTNSKDD
- the alr gene encoding alanine racemase, producing the protein MADKYFRSTVLNVDLEAITNNYKVLEEMHPNKTMMPVVKANSYGLGSIMIANHLKTLGASFFCVATLDEAIELRMHGIREKILILSSIPPHAINKAIQHRVAIAAPSKEWLEETIQHIDDSSEKTVWLHIKLDTGMNRLGIKDEQTYQDMINMIHEHPNLVFEGAFSHFSSADEDNETSKKQYARFESLIESAERPAYVHIQNSAGTLRFKSDLCNAFRPGIALYGYYPSAFVENNTKAILKPSAQLVSEVTQVKKVNKGEVIGYSETYVADEEMYVALIPIGYADGYLRNMQGSKVNVAGTQCEVVGRVSMDQTAIRVPKETKLGDKVIILESQSHHPQSLETIASKQQTISYEVLCNFGRRIPRVYHYKQNIEISNELLK
- the sigB gene encoding RNA polymerase sigma factor SigB — its product is MTKEQKSVKTVSPEQINEWIQQHQNHQDEHAQEQLVKHYEKLIESLAYKYSKGQSHHEDLVQVGMVGLIGAINRFDLSFDRKFEAFLVPTVIGEIKRYLRDKTWSVHVPRRIKEIGPRIKKVSDELTNELERSPSIREIADRLEVSDEDVLEAMEMGQSYNALSVDHSIEADKDGSTVTLLDIMGTQDDNYDLTEKRMILERILPILSDREREIIQCTFIEGLSQKETGERIGLSQMHVSRLQRTAIQKLQDAARQ